From a region of the Gammaproteobacteria bacterium genome:
- the ubiX gene encoding Flavin prenyltransferase UbiX, which yields MEPWCILNRKTQLSISSSEKWNIGDPIALAYTGASGALYGLRLLECLLTAGQRIYLMISTAARIVLTTETKLEFPESPGELEAFLGQYYNAAPGQLRIFDHQDWQAPLASGSNPPAAMVVCPCTMGTLAAIAVGGSDNLVERAADVCIKEGRRLILVPRETPLSVIHLENMLRLARLGVVILPPNPGFYHHPTSVADIVDFVVARILDHLRVEHQLSERWGERIR from the coding sequence ATGGAACCATGGTGCATATTAAATAGAAAGACACAATTATCCATTTCTTCCAGTGAAAAATGGAATATCGGCGATCCGATTGCATTGGCCTATACCGGAGCCTCTGGCGCTTTATACGGACTCCGTTTATTGGAATGTTTATTAACCGCAGGACAACGGATCTACTTGATGATCTCGACGGCTGCGCGGATCGTGCTCACCACGGAAACCAAGCTTGAATTTCCCGAATCGCCGGGTGAGCTAGAAGCATTTTTAGGACAATACTACAACGCCGCGCCGGGCCAATTGCGTATATTCGATCATCAGGATTGGCAAGCGCCCCTTGCCTCAGGATCCAATCCCCCCGCTGCGATGGTTGTCTGTCCCTGCACGATGGGGACACTCGCCGCTATTGCGGTGGGTGGCTCCGACAATCTGGTTGAACGTGCCGCTGATGTCTGCATTAAAGAAGGGCGCCGTTTGATTTTGGTGCCTCGTGAAACTCCATTGTCAGTCATTCATCTTGAGAACATGTTGCGTCTTGCTCGTTTAGGTGTGGTGATTTTGCCTCCCAATCCCGGTTTTTATCACCATCCAACATCCGTTGCGGATATAGTTGATTTTGTAGTGGCAAGAATTCTCGATCATCTGCGTGTGGAACATCAACTTTCTGAGCGTTGGGGAGAACGGATTCGTTGA